The following are from one region of the Andrena cerasifolii isolate SP2316 chromosome 1, iyAndCera1_principal, whole genome shotgun sequence genome:
- the Hoka gene encoding hoka produces the protein MCSKKLLCYIAIGVLIMGIFMEGVEARRKILRGRKTITRRYYWGTAIPAWSIVLLIGIGMLFAGAGLYVLLQKFVVDNADTGERHSAYQPALQNEA, from the exons ATGTGTTCCAAAAAGCTTTTGTGCTACATCGCCATTGGTGTAT TAATCATGGGGATTTTTATGGAAGGAGTTGAAGCAAGGCGCAAAATTTTAAGGGGTCGCAAGACAATAACAAGGCGCTATTACT GGGGAACTGCGATACCTGCATGGTCTATAGTACTCCTGATAGGAATTGGTATGCTGTTTGCTGGTGCTGGGCTCTACGTATTACTACAGAAATTCGTAGTCGACAATGCTGATACTGGAGAACGCCATTCAGCCTATCAACCTGCATTGCAAAATGAAGCTTAa